The DNA sequence AGGAGAACTTCGAAAGCATACATCGGCACAACGCTTTCGCAGAGCGTTCCGCCCTCCTGGGCGACCTCCGGCTTGAGATGGAGGGCCTAAGGCCCGGCCGCCCTATGTCTCTGGACCGGTGGTTGATGGGAGTCTAGCTTAGGCGAAGCTCTAAAAACTCACCTTTGAGTCCCCTCGGAGAGACCGTCCCGCCTACGCCCCTGTTTCGCCCAATCGTATACTCGACCTGCCTGTTCCGTACGAACCGCCTCGGAGGGCACGTCCTGTGCCCCCTCGGCTTGGGGCGACGTCCTGTCGCCCCATTCGTACTACACAACGGCAGGTCGAGTATACGGGCTCAAATGGGCTACGTCGTAACGATCTCTCCGAGGGGACCCCGCTATTAAGCGAAGCTGGAGGCGTTCTTCAGGGCCCAGACGGTGTCTATGACCTGACGGTTTTCCCTGACGTCGTGGACTCGGACTATCTCCACGTCCTGCCATACACAGAGGGCGGTCGCGGCCAAGGTGGCCTCAAGCCTGTTCGCCGGGTCCGACTCCCCTAGCACCGCCCCGAAAACCGATTTTCTCGAGTGTCCTATCAGTATAGGAAGGCCCAGGGACCTAAAGAACTCGTTGTGCCCTAAGAGGGTCAGGTTGTGCTCGGTGGTCTTTCCGAAGCCTATGCCCGGGTCCAGCACTATCTGATCCCTCGGCACTCCCGCTTTAACCGCTAGGTCGATCCTCTCCTCAAAGTATCGGCATATCTCCCCTGGGAGACAATCGTAATAGGGGTTCTCCTGCATAGTACGGGGGACCCCTTTTATGTGCATTATGACCAGAGGGACTCCGGCTTTAGCCACAGCCTCAGGAAGTTCCTTGTCAAACCCCAGACCGGATATGTCGTTTATTATGTCCGCTCCCGAGTCCAGACAGGCTCTCGCCACGGAGGACTTGGTGGTGTCCACAGATATAGGGATCGCCGGATACTCCCTCCTTATGGCCTCTACGGCCGGCACCAGCCTGGATATCTCGGTATCACTGTCCACCGGGCTGGATCCTGGCCTGGTGGACTCGGCCCCTAGGTCCAGTATATCCGCTCCCTGGTCTATCATGGTCTCGACCTTTTTGAGACAGTCGGTGGAGGACGAGCGGCTTTCGGCGAAGAACGAGTCCTCCGTCAGGTTTACTATTGCCATGAGCTTGGTCTTTTTCCCGAGCTCCAGGGCCCTGCCTCCCGGCAGGTTCAGGATGTGTCTCTTTCTGGACAGGCCAGCCATGGCCCCCTCGATCTCCTGCTTTATCTCCGGCAGACCCCAGTAGGCCATGGCGGAGAGCTTTTCCGTCAGGTGGCGAAGTTGCTTTTTCGTGCCGAATATAAGGCAGTCGCATCGTTCGACCCCTCGGTCTATGGCGTGACGGTGGACCGCCACGTCCCCCCCTCTCGATAACATCTCCTGCTTCAGGGCGTTGGCCGCCCTGGTGTCCACGTCGGCTATCCTGAGGGCCGTTACCTGTCTTCGGTCGTCGAAATAGGGAAGGGCCCCCATGTCGCAGCCCATCTCCTCTAAGGTGTTTTTCAGCTCTTCGGTGGAGTTAAACCGGTGAAACCAAGCTGTCATCGACTTTCAGCGTCCTCTCTGTCCACTATGACCGAACTTGTGGCGGTCTCCCATACCTGAACGGTGTGAAGCTTACAGTTTGGCCGATTCACCTCGCCGTCCAGCTCGTCCCATACCCACAGGGCGATGTTCTCCGCCGTGGGCTGATCCATAACGTCGTTGAGGTAGGCGTGGTCCAGCCTGTCCAATACCTTCGCCGTGACCAGCTTTTTCAGCTCGGTGAAATCGAAGACCATATCGTCGTCGTCCCTGTGCCCCTTAAGCGTCACCGCCAGTCGATAGGTGTGTCCGTGAAGGGCCTCGCACTTTCCCCTGTATCGCTCAAGCCTGTGGGCTGCGTCAAAGGTGAATTCTTTTTTTAATAACATCTAGATTCCTCCTGCATTTTTTAATTATTTTTTCTCGACTTAGATGTCTATTGAGCATCTCTAAAAACGCTGTTCCTCGGAGAGGTCGTTCCGACGGAGCCCATTTGAGCCCGTATACTCGACATGCCGTCGTGTAGTCGAATGGGGCGACAGGACGTCGCCCCAAGCCGAGGGGGCACAGGACGTGCCCTCCGAGGCGGTTCGTACGAAGCAGGCAGGTCGAGTATACGCTTGGGCGAAACAGGGCGTAGGCGGGACGGTCTCTCCGAGGATGCTCGAAAATGAGTTTTTAGAGGTTCCCTATTGTAGCAAAGATACCTCTCTCCAAGCTTTATCGGATTACTATGTATCCATTTTATGGTATGATGTTTTTCGTTTGAAATTCGAGGGTGAAGGGTAGGGGGATAGATTGTCTTATTCAGGGGGAGGGGCTTTTTCAGCCCTTGGCTCAAGGAATTATCGTCTGTTTTTTTCCGGTCAGGCGGTGTCGTTGACGGGGTTTTGGATTCAGAGGGTCGCCATGGGGTGGCTCATATACAGGCTTACCGACTCGCCTTTTCTTCTAGGGGCGGTGGACTTCGCCAGCCAGATACCTCTTCTTTTTCTCTCCACCGTAGCAGGGGTTATGATGGAGCGCTGGGATCTTAGGAGGCTGATGATTATATGCCAGACATTGTGCATGGTCCACGCCGGTTTTCTGGCTGCTCTCACCCTCACTGGGACCGTCCAGTATTGGCATGTACTGGCTTTAGGGGTTTTATTGGGGATCGTAAACGCCTTTGAGCTTCCTGCCAGGCAGACCTTCGTGGTCCAGCTGGTGGACAGGCCCGAGGACCTCAGTAACGCGGTGGCCCTGAACTCCTCGCTCTTCAACGTCGCCAGGCTCATAGGCCCCTCGGTGGCCGGTTTCTGTATAGCCGCCTTCGGCGAGGGAATATGCTTTGGTCTAAACAGCGCCTTTTATCTGGCTACTCTGCTGGCTCTGATGGCTATGAGGCTCAAACCTCACAGAGTTGAGCCCTCGAAGGAGGGCTTTTTTGAGGGGTTGTCCTCGGGAATCGGCTACGTCCGACGTTTCCTTCCCATAAGGGATGTCCTCCTCTCCTTAGCCCTTCTCAGCTTCGCCGGTCTGCCCTATCTGGTCCTCCTTCCGGTCTTTGCCAAGGAGATTCTCCACGGCGGCCCGGGGCTTTTAGGTCTTCTGACAGGGGCTTCGGGCCTGGGAGCCCTGGTGGGATCCATAAGGCTGGCCGCCAGAAAGACCCCTGTGGGGCTCATGAGGGTGATGGCCCTTTCTATGTGTGGTTTCGGAGTTGCCCTGTCCTGCTTTGCCCTCTCCGACTGGGCCCTTCTGTCGGTGCCGCTGATAGTCTTTGTCGGTTTCTGCATGGTCTCCATACTGGTCGCTGGAAACACCGTGGTCCAGACCCTGGTGGAGGAGGATAAAAGAAGCAGGGTGATGGCCCTTTACGTGGTAGCTCTGACCGGGACCGCTCCCATCGGGAGCCTGATCTCCGGCGCTGTTGCCTCCCTCATAGGGGCTCAGATGGCTCTGGCCATCGGTGGCATAGTCTGTCTTGGGGCCGGTATGATTTTGGTGAAAAGAGGGGATCTACTGTGGTCCATGGCGGAGCCTATATACATAACAAAAGGCCTTTTGGTTCAGTCCGAAAGAGGTGAACTTCCCGTTGTCTCCGACGCTTTTTAGAGGTACAATGTTTTTGTATATGTATCAAAAGAGTCGGAGTGTTGCAAATATGTGAACGGAGGGGATTCCGATGGGTTGGTTGAGAAAAGCGTCGGTGGTCGCTAGGCTGGTGGCTATGGTAGGGGTCTTGTGTGCTTTTATAGTTGGAATGGCGTTCTATAATTATCTAAACGTGAAAAGGTTTGATTTTGAGCTTCAGGTTATCTACGGGCATTATCTGTTGCCCGTCCAGTGGCTGAACGACGCCAGGGCCCACGCTCAGGCCATTCGGTCTAACGTGTACGCCCTTATGCTGACCGATAAGGATAGCGAAAGCAGGGCGTTGATGGAGGATATCTCCAACCGCAGAAATTTGATGAACGAAAATCTGAAAAAATACGGAGAGCTGTCTCTTAGTCCCTCCAGCGTAAAGCTACTGGACGAGGTTCTCGGCGATATGGCGAAGGCCAGATCCGCTCTCCAGAAGGTTACCGACCTGGCCCTAAAAAACGAGAACCAGAGGGCCTACGATACCTTTAGGTCCGACGCCCTCCCTCCTCTGGATGAGTACAACGATCACATGGTTGAGCTGGCGGATTACATTTTGAAGGGGGCCAGAGAGGACAACGAGTACAATAAGAACCTCGTGGCTAGGATTCGGCTGAACTTATTGCTCGTCTCGGTTTTCTCTCTGTTTCTGTCGATCGCCATGGCCTTCTACATAGCCCGTTCCATAGCCGTCCCCCTCAGGGAGATGGAGGATCAGGTCGATGCCTTCTCCAAAGGCGACCTTTCCGTCGCTTTCTCCTCTCAGGGAGGGGATGAGGTCGCCAAGATAGGTAGGCGGCTCGGGAGGATGGCGGAGAAAATGAGAGAGGTTATCGGCGGTGTTATCGATGCGTCCCATGACCTGAAAGAGAGTTCCCAGGCCTTCTCGGGGCTGACGGAGGAGGCAAACGCCAGCCTGGAGGAGACCAGGTCGGGCACCGAGCAGGTAAGTCGGTCCGCCGAAAGCCTTTCCGCCGCAGGGGAGGAGATAAACGCCAGCGTCCAGGAGGTGGCCTCCGGTGCGGCCACCGCCGCCAGCAGAAGCGGTGAGGTCGCTGAACAGGTGGAATCCGCCAAGGTGGCCGCCGAGTCGGGCATATCGGCGGTGGCCTCGACGGTCAAGGACATGGCCTCGGTTTCTAAGGAGATAGATGGCTCCGCAAAGGCGGTGGACGACCTGGCGTCCAAGGCGGAGAGGATCCAGTCCATAGTCGGCGAGATATCCAGTATAGCGGACCAGACCAATCTTCTTGCTCTGAACGCCGCCATAGAGGCGGCCAGAGCCGGTGAGCACGGCAGGGGATTTGCCGTCGTAGCTGAGGAGGTCCGAAAGCTCGCGGAGGAGTCCAACGAGTCCTCAAAGAACATAGCCGAGCTGGCCAGGTCTATAGGGGAGGACCTGGAGTCGGTCAAAAAAGGGGCCAGGAGCAACCAGGCGGGAGCGTCCAGGGTCGATGTCCAGATAAGGGACGTAGAGGAGAGGATAAAGGCCATACTCGACGCTCTGGAGTCCATAGCCGGGGCCACACAGGATGTGGCGGCGGTCTCTCAGGAACAGGCGGCCTCCAGCGAGGAGATAGCCGAAACCGTCCAGGATATGGCGGAGAAGATACAGGGAGTCAACGAGATATCCTTAAACGTCAGGGATCAGGTTGTGGAGATAACCCAGGCTTCCGAGAGGCTATCCCTTGGGGCGGTTTCCCTTGCGGAGCTAGCCGATGACCTAAACTCTAAGGTCTCCTTCTTCAGATTAGGAGAAAAAGGCGGCCTAAAACCCCTCTAAATAAGCTTCTATAAGCCGACGACGAGAGTCGTCGGCTTATTTGTTTCTTTGTGGTAGAATCGAAATATTCTAGGTCTTCTCTGTAGGGGATAGTGACGCTGACTCGTCTCTCCGACCTACGTAGGATGGTCCGTTAGGCACGTTTGGCCGAATTTTCTGCCCTGTCCGTTTACGGGGCATAGATGGTGCTATATACTGAACCATATTTTTTCGTGGTTGATTTATCTGGGAGGGGGGTGGTGAGATAAAAAAACCGCTTATATGAGAGCGAACCTGATTCTCGCCCTTTTTTGCCTGGCGGTTATAGCCCTGTCCTCCACCGCCCTGATCGTCCAGCTTGAGCTGGACAGAAAGAGGGAGATCGAGTCCGCCTATCGCAGGACGGAGAACATGGCGAGGGCCTTTCAGGAGCACTCACTGAGGACCATACAGAACGTACACCATATATTAAATTCCCTGAGAGACGTTTACCTCAAAAGAGGGGGCCTGGCGATGAAGTCTTTCTCCGAGGTGGCCAACGCCAGCGTCGCTCGCTACGCGGTGGAGAGCCGCAGAGGACAGGAGAGCCTTTTTAACCTTCTAGGGGTAATAGACGGTTCGGGAAATCTGGTCCTGAGCTCTCAGGTTCCCTTCGTTTCGGTCAACGTCAGGGAGAGGGATTATTTCAAGGCCCATCGGGAGGGATGGCGGGATTTTCTCGTCAGTCCTCCGGTGCTCGGAACCGCCACAGGCAAGTGGTTTATACCTATGAGTATCCCTCTGTTCGAAGAGGGGGATTTCGGCGGACTGGTCCTGGCTTCGGTCAATCCCTTTGTGTTCTCCGATTTTTACAGCAGGATCTCCATCGGACCAGGGAGCGTTATCGCTATGGTAACCTTGGACGGTTCGGTCTTGGCTGGAGTCCACGACGACAGGCCTCTGGCCATGTCCCAGGTGATACAGGATAAAAAGGTCCTATCGGTGATGTCCCAGATCCCTAACGGATCCCTTATGGGGGACATGATCGGCGATGGCAATAAGAGAATACTGTCCTTCCGTCAGATATACCCTTACGATATATTTATCGTCGCAGGGGAGACGGAAGAGTACGTTCTGGCGGATTTTCATCGCAGAAGAACGGTGATGATCTGGTCGGTATTGTCCTTTAATTTTTTGGTTATCCTCTTTTTTATCGCCTTTAGGGCGGCTAAGGCGAGAGAGGAGGCCACTGAGGAGCGTTTTCAATCCTTTTTTGAACAAAACTCCGTGGGGTTTTCCATAACCTCCCCTGATGGTTCGTGGAAGCACATAAACGATAAATTCTGTCGTATGCTGGGATACGATAAATCGGAGCTTTTTTCAATGACCTGGAGGGATATAAGCCCCGAGGAGGATCGAGCTCAGGAGGTTATACGTTTCTGGTCCATGGTGGAGCGAGGGATCACCGAGTCTTTCTCCCAAAAGCGGTATATCCGAAAGGACGGCTCAATTTTGGACGTGGAGGTCTCCACCTACCTCATAAGGGATAAAGATGGAGACGTTGCGTACCTAGCGTCGTCGATCCAGGACATAACCGAGAGGCTAGAATCTCAGAGGCTCCTGGCTCAGAGGGCTTTGGAGCTTGAGAAGCACAGAGAGACCATCATAAACAGCATGGCTATACTGGCGGAGTACAGAGACGGCGATACCGGAGGGCATATCCAGAGGACCAAGGCCTACGTGAAGCTGCTTCTGGAGCGGTCCGGTGGAGAGGCTCTCTTCCCGCCGGAGGACCTCCCACTGGTGTGGCAGTCCGCCGCCCTCCACGATATAGGGAAGGTGGCTGTTCCCGATTCGGTTTTGCTCAAACCCGGCCCTCTGTCCAAAGAGGAGTTCGACCAGATAAAGATCCATCCTGTAGTCGGCGGTGAGGTGCTAGCCCGCACCGAGGGGCTACTCGGAGGAGGGGCCTTTATCTCCTACGCCAGGGATATCACCGAGTATCACCACGAAAAATGGGACGGTTCTGGGTATCCTCACGGCCTGAGGGGAACGGATATCCCCTTTTTGGCCAGGGTCATGGCCATTGCGGACGTCTACGATGCCCTGGTGTCCGCTCGGCCCTACAAGATGGCCTTCTCCCACTCTAAGGCGGTCTCCATCATAGAGGAAGGGGCGGGAAGCCACTTCGATCCCGATCTGGTCCAGGTGTTTTTGTCCTGCGAGAGAGAATTTGAGGCGATTTACCTCCATACCTCTTGACTTATGGGGCCGATCGTTGTATCCTTCCATAAATTCATCGAAAGGCGTGGTCGGCATGACTAGATCCTTCGCGAACAATTCGATGCTTTTCTGGTGGTGGTGGACCTAGGTCCACCGCGTCATTGGCTGTGTATTCGGGCCGCGGTGGCATAAGTCGCCGCGGCCCTTTTTGTATGTTTGGGCCGTGCTTCCCTATTTTATCGGGAGGACGGCCCTTTTTTAATTTAAAAAAAAAGACGAGGAGAGATCGATATGACCGTTATGACATCATCCGTAGAGACCGGTTACTTTGGGGCCTTTGGTGGCCGTTTTGTTCCAGAACCTCTTGAGAGACCTCTGGAGGAGCTCGCCTCCGCCTTCGCCGAGGCGGTGCTGGACCCTGATTTCGAGAGAGAGTATATAAGGCTCATGGTGGAGTACGTAGGCCGTCCCTCGGCCCTGACCGAGTGCCTTAACCTCGGTCGTCAGCTGGGCGGTGGAAGGCTGTTCCTCAAGAGGGAGGACCTCAACCACACAGGGGCACACAAGATCAACAACGCCATAGGCCAAGCCCTGTTGGCAAAGAGGATGGGGAAAACCAGGCTTATCGCCGAGACCGGTGCGGGAATGCACGGTACCGCCTCCGCTACCGTGGCCGCCCTGATGGGGATGGAGTGCGTTGTCTATATGGGGGCGGTGGACGTAGAGCGTCAGGCCCCTAACGTGAGCAGGATGAAGCTGATGGGTGCTAAGGTGGTACCGGTGACCCAGGGCCAGGGCGTGCTTAAAGACGCCGTGAACGCCGCCCTAACAGCCTATGTGGAGGACCCTGAGACCTTCTACCTCCTGGGTTCCGCCGTTGGACCTCATCCCTATCCCTCCATGGTCCGTCACTTCCAGAGGATCATCGGTCGAGAGGCCAGGGAGCAGATTATGGCCAGGGAAGGCCGTCTGCCAGACGAGATAGTGGCCTGCGTCGGAGGCGGCAGCAACGCAATAGGCCTTTTCTCCGGCTTCATCGACGACCAGTCGGTGTCTATAACCGGGGTTGAGCCCGCCGGTAAGGGCCTGGAGACCGGCGAGCACGCCGCTACCTTGGTGGCAGGTGCACCGGGGATAATCCACGGCTTTAAGACCTACGTTCTCGCCGACGACCAGGGCGAGCCAGCACCGGTTTACTCCATCTCCGCAGGGTTGGACTATCCTGGAGTTGGGCCGGAGCACTCACACCTTAAGGATTCGGGCAGGGCCAACTACGTGGCGGTGACCGACAAAGAGGCGCTGGATGCCTTTCACCTTCTCTGTCGCACCGAGGGGATAATCCCCGCTCTTGAGAGCTCCCACGCCCTGGCCTACGCCCTGAAGAGGCTTCCTCAGATGCAGAAGGACCAGATTCTGCTGTTAAACCTCTCCGGCAGAGGGGACAAGGACATGGACCAGATAATGGCCCTCGAGGCTTAGGACCACCTTGCGATAAAGTCGTCTATCAGACGGCGGGATATGCTGACGCTCCCGGGGATCTCCGGTAGATTCTCGGGGGCGAACCAGTCGGCGTGGTCTATCTCCACTCCGTCCACCTCTATCTCACCCTCAAGCCATTTGGCCCTAAAGCCAACCATGAGAGACCTCGGAAAAGGCCAGGACTGGCTTCCGAAGTACTCAACGTCACAGACCTTTATGCCTACCTCTTCCTTTATCTCCCTCTTTACGGTGTCCTCCAGGCTCTCCCCTAGGTCCACGAACCCCGCCAGGACGCTGTATCGTTTCCCGGGGAAGGCCCTGTTGTGCCCAAGGAGCAGTTTACCCTCCTTCTCCACCGCCACAATGACCGCCGGAGATATCACCGGATAGGAGGTGTTGCCGCAGGAGGGGCACCGTCTTCCTCTGTCCTCCATGTCCTCCATAGGTGAGCCGCATCTGCCGCAGAACCGGCTGTTTGTGCGCCAGTCCATCTCGGCGTAGAGCCTGTTTGCCACCGCGAAGGTCCTTTCTCCCATGACCTCCCACAGAGTCCTCCTGGGCACCGTTCGCCATCCGTCGGGCAGCGACCGCTCGCCGTCGATCTCAAGCCATTTCCCTACTTGAGGGACCTCTCCTGTCGATATCGCCTCTATGGAGTGTAAGGCCCAGCCCTCGGCGGGGATGACTACGTCGTTTCCTTTGAATATAAATGTTTCCATTGCTCTTCCCCCTTCCACAGGAAATCCTCTAAAAACGCTGATCCTCGGAGAGATCGTTCCGACGTAGCCCATTTGAGCCCGTATACTCGACCTGCCGTCGTGTAGAACGAATGGGGCGACAGGACGTCGCCCCAAGCCGAGGGGGCACAGGACGTGCCCTCCGAGGCGGTTCGTACGGAACAGGCAGGTCGAGTATACGATTGGGCGAAACAGGGCGTAGGCGGGACGGTCTCTCCGAATCTAAGTCTACATCCTTGTGGCCCGTTTAGGTGCTACATAAGCATGTTTTCGTGGTATTATTGCTCCCGTAAATATGACCTGAAAGGGATGATGGATGTGAAAATTTGGAGAGGTTTGTTAGCTTGTTTTATCGCAGTGGCCCTTTCTTCCGGGGCTTCGGCCCTGGAGATCGTGGACGGTCTGGGCCGGACGGTGGAGGTGCCCGATATGGTGGATAGGATTATATGCTCAGGGTCGGGAAGTTTGCGGCTAGCCACCTACCTACAGCTCTGGGATAAGGTGGTCGCCGTGGACAGCATAGAGAGAAAGACCGACCGATTTGACGCCAGGCCCTACGCACTGGCCCGTCCTGCCTACAAAGACCTTCCTCTTTTCGGCGAGTTCAGAGGCGACGATAGTCCCGAGCTTATTCTGTCTTTAGATCCCGCTCCTCAGGTGATCTTCAAGGTGGGCTGTACCGTCAAAGAAGCGGACACCCTCTATGAAAAGACCGCCATTCCGGTGGTAGCGCTGAACTACGGAAATCTGGTGGACGGCAGGGATAACCTGTACAGCGCCATAAGGATTATGGGCCAGGTAGCCCACGCCAAAGATAGAGCTGAAGAGGTAGTGGCCTTCCTCGATCGAACGATAGAGGACCTCCGGTCAAGGGCCGCCGATGTGGAAGCAAAACCGTCGGCCTACGTAGGAGGGATCGCCTTCAGAGGTCCTCACGGACTTCTCTCAACCGAGCCTACCTATCCTCCTTTCGCCTTTTCCGGTGTCGTGAACGTCGCCGCCCAAGGGGCTGGTGTTAAGGCTAAACACGCTGTGGTGGCCAAAGAGGCTCTCCTCCAGTGGGATCCTGAGATAATATTCATAGATCTTTCAACGATCACCGCCACCGGAGGAGGTGCCCTTAAAGAGCTCTCCGAGCCTCTGTGGGAGGGACTCTCCGCCGTAAAGGAAGGTCGAATCTACGGTGTCCTTCCCTACAACTGGTACAACCAGAATTTCGGAAATATCCTGGCGGACGCCTATTTTGTCGGCTCTCTTATCTTCCCCGACAGATTCTCCGATGTCGACCCGTCGGCAAAGGCGGACGAGATATTCAGCTTTCTGGTCGGTGAACCGGTCTTCAAGAGGTTAAATCAGGCTTTCGACGGAAAGGTCTTCGTGCCTCTGGAAGTAGGTAGATAGCCTATGCACCTGGACAGGGCGGAGGTCTCCCTTTCCTATCGGAGACACGTGGAGAGGAAGCAGGTCTTTATGGTCTGTCTGTTCCTTATCGGCGTCGTCTTTTTCTGTGTCTCCCTTTCGGTAGGGGTCTCCGGTATGCCTCTTGATATGGTCCTCAAAGGTCTTTTAGGTATGACCGAGGGCCGGGATAGGCTGATACTCTGGAGCATAAGGATGCCTCAGGCGGTGGCGGCGGTGGCGGCAGGGGCTGGGCTGGCCCTGTCCGGCGCGGCCATGCAGGCTATTCTCAGAAATCCCTTAGGTTCCCCTTTTACCCTGGGATTCTCCCACGCTGGGGCCTTCGGTGCCGCCTTGACGGTCATGGTCCTGGCAAAGATATCTCCCGTCCTTCCTGCCTGGTTGGTCTCCTTTGGACCTGGCATAGTTGCCCTAGGGGCCTTCGTCTTCTGTATGATAGCCACCTCGGTGATACTGGCGGTCTCCGCCTATCGAGGGGCTTCCCCTGAGACTATGGTCCTCTGTGGGGTGGCTTTAGGATCGCTGTTTACCGCTGGGACCATGTTTCTCCAGTATTTTGCCGACGACGTTCAGCTGGCCGCCATGGTGTTTTGGACCTTCGGCGACCTAGCTAGGGCTGGCTGGAAGGACCTAGGTGTGATGGCTTCGGTGCTGATTCCCGGTGGGATCTATTTCTACCTAAAGCGCTGGGATTTTAACGCCGTAGAGGCAGGGGATGAGACCGCCCGAGGTCTTGGAGTCGATGTATCCTCCCTCAGGCTCACCGGACTGGTGGTTTCCTCCCTGATGGTGTCGGTCACGGTGGCTTACTTAGGGGTGATCGGTTTTGTGGGCCTGATCTGCCCCCACTTTATCCGCCGAATTTTAGGGGACGATTACCGCTACGTCGTTCCCGCCAGCGCCCTGGCGGGGGCGTTGCTGCTCCTGGTTGCCGATACCTGTGCGAGACAGATCATGGCTCCTCACGTGATGCCTGTGGCTGTGTTGACCTCTTTTCTAGGGGCCCCCGCCTTTTTGTGGCTTCTGATAAGGACCGTTCGATGATATTGGCGGTAAAAGACCTGGGATTCAGGTGGGGAAGGGACTGGGTTTTCAGAGGTATCTCCTTTTCCGTGAATAGTGGAGAGCTTCTGTCGGTTATGGGCCCTAACGGTGTCGGCAAGACCACCTTGCTCAGATGCTTAAACGGAATCCTGTCCCCCTCCGAGGGGACAATAACCGTAGGAGGCAGGGATGTCTCCTCCATGTCCAGGCGGGAGATAGCCAAGGCGATGGGATACGTTCCTCAGTTTGTCCAGCCTCAGAGGATGACCGTCTTCGACGGGGTCCTGCTCGGAAGACGGCCTCATATAGGCTGGTCGGTATCGGAGAGGGATCTGGTGACAGTGGAGAGCGTCCTGTCTCTCCTGGGGCTTTCGGAGTTCAGGTTGCGGTCTATGGATCGGATCAGCGGAGGGGAGAGGCAGAAGGTGGCGATCGCCAGGGCCATGGTCCAAGAGCCTTCGGTGATGCTTCTCGACGAACCGACCGCTAGCCTGGATATGAAAAACAACATGGGGATGATGGAGACCATCTCCCACGTGGTACACTGCCACGGTTTGGCGGCGGTGGCCACTATTCACGACGTAAACTGTGCTTTAAGACATTCCGATAGGTGTCTTTTTCTGAGAGGTGGCTCTATCGAGGCCCTCTGCACTCCGTCGGAGGTCACAGGCTCGATGATAGAGTCGGTTTACGACCTAAAGGCGGATATCATCGACCACCGAGGCTATCCGGTGGTAATACCTGGAGGTTAGTTTATGAATAAATACGATATAGAGCCTATAGGGTTCATAAAATCCCCCTACATGGAGAGGGAGGAGATCCCGAGACAGGGATTTCACGCCCCTGAGGTGGAGGCGGTCGCGGTGATCGACGAAAAATGGGCCGACGCCATGATGGGGCTGGAGAATATAGACAGGCTGATGCTCCTTTTCCTGTTTCATCGCTCCTGCGACGTCCATATGACCGAGAACAAGCCCTGGCTGG is a window from the Dethiosulfovibrio salsuginis genome containing:
- the folP gene encoding dihydropteroate synthase, with amino-acid sequence MTAWFHRFNSTEELKNTLEEMGCDMGALPYFDDRRQVTALRIADVDTRAANALKQEMLSRGGDVAVHRHAIDRGVERCDCLIFGTKKQLRHLTEKLSAMAYWGLPEIKQEIEGAMAGLSRKRHILNLPGGRALELGKKTKLMAIVNLTEDSFFAESRSSSTDCLKKVETMIDQGADILDLGAESTRPGSSPVDSDTEISRLVPAVEAIRREYPAIPISVDTTKSSVARACLDSGADIINDISGLGFDKELPEAVAKAGVPLVIMHIKGVPRTMQENPYYDCLPGEICRYFEERIDLAVKAGVPRDQIVLDPGIGFGKTTEHNLTLLGHNEFFRSLGLPILIGHSRKSVFGAVLGESDPANRLEATLAATALCVWQDVEIVRVHDVRENRQVIDTVWALKNASSFA
- the queD gene encoding 6-carboxytetrahydropterin synthase QueD is translated as MLLKKEFTFDAAHRLERYRGKCEALHGHTYRLAVTLKGHRDDDDMVFDFTELKKLVTAKVLDRLDHAYLNDVMDQPTAENIALWVWDELDGEVNRPNCKLHTVQVWETATSSVIVDREDAESR
- a CDS encoding MFS transporter, which translates into the protein MSYSGGGAFSALGSRNYRLFFSGQAVSLTGFWIQRVAMGWLIYRLTDSPFLLGAVDFASQIPLLFLSTVAGVMMERWDLRRLMIICQTLCMVHAGFLAALTLTGTVQYWHVLALGVLLGIVNAFELPARQTFVVQLVDRPEDLSNAVALNSSLFNVARLIGPSVAGFCIAAFGEGICFGLNSAFYLATLLALMAMRLKPHRVEPSKEGFFEGLSSGIGYVRRFLPIRDVLLSLALLSFAGLPYLVLLPVFAKEILHGGPGLLGLLTGASGLGALVGSIRLAARKTPVGLMRVMALSMCGFGVALSCFALSDWALLSVPLIVFVGFCMVSILVAGNTVVQTLVEEDKRSRVMALYVVALTGTAPIGSLISGAVASLIGAQMALAIGGIVCLGAGMILVKRGDLLWSMAEPIYITKGLLVQSERGELPVVSDAF
- a CDS encoding methyl-accepting chemotaxis protein, which produces MGWLRKASVVARLVAMVGVLCAFIVGMAFYNYLNVKRFDFELQVIYGHYLLPVQWLNDARAHAQAIRSNVYALMLTDKDSESRALMEDISNRRNLMNENLKKYGELSLSPSSVKLLDEVLGDMAKARSALQKVTDLALKNENQRAYDTFRSDALPPLDEYNDHMVELADYILKGAREDNEYNKNLVARIRLNLLLVSVFSLFLSIAMAFYIARSIAVPLREMEDQVDAFSKGDLSVAFSSQGGDEVAKIGRRLGRMAEKMREVIGGVIDASHDLKESSQAFSGLTEEANASLEETRSGTEQVSRSAESLSAAGEEINASVQEVASGAATAASRSGEVAEQVESAKVAAESGISAVASTVKDMASVSKEIDGSAKAVDDLASKAERIQSIVGEISSIADQTNLLALNAAIEAARAGEHGRGFAVVAEEVRKLAEESNESSKNIAELARSIGEDLESVKKGARSNQAGASRVDVQIRDVEERIKAILDALESIAGATQDVAAVSQEQAASSEEIAETVQDMAEKIQGVNEISLNVRDQVVEITQASERLSLGAVSLAELADDLNSKVSFFRLGEKGGLKPL
- a CDS encoding HD domain-containing phosphohydrolase; this encodes MRANLILALFCLAVIALSSTALIVQLELDRKREIESAYRRTENMARAFQEHSLRTIQNVHHILNSLRDVYLKRGGLAMKSFSEVANASVARYAVESRRGQESLFNLLGVIDGSGNLVLSSQVPFVSVNVRERDYFKAHREGWRDFLVSPPVLGTATGKWFIPMSIPLFEEGDFGGLVLASVNPFVFSDFYSRISIGPGSVIAMVTLDGSVLAGVHDDRPLAMSQVIQDKKVLSVMSQIPNGSLMGDMIGDGNKRILSFRQIYPYDIFIVAGETEEYVLADFHRRRTVMIWSVLSFNFLVILFFIAFRAAKAREEATEERFQSFFEQNSVGFSITSPDGSWKHINDKFCRMLGYDKSELFSMTWRDISPEEDRAQEVIRFWSMVERGITESFSQKRYIRKDGSILDVEVSTYLIRDKDGDVAYLASSIQDITERLESQRLLAQRALELEKHRETIINSMAILAEYRDGDTGGHIQRTKAYVKLLLERSGGEALFPPEDLPLVWQSAALHDIGKVAVPDSVLLKPGPLSKEEFDQIKIHPVVGGEVLARTEGLLGGGAFISYARDITEYHHEKWDGSGYPHGLRGTDIPFLARVMAIADVYDALVSARPYKMAFSHSKAVSIIEEGAGSHFDPDLVQVFLSCEREFEAIYLHTS